In Helianthus annuus cultivar XRQ/B chromosome 9, HanXRQr2.0-SUNRISE, whole genome shotgun sequence, the following are encoded in one genomic region:
- the LOC110877804 gene encoding U-box domain-containing protein 14, which translates to MSNQEQAGVLVSQLVDSVREFAGLPECRNAARDLYGNLVRRVKLLGPLFDELKDSEQQVVDDDDLDGLKCLKFALDLGLDLLKAVNYGSKTFQALQIDRTIKKFHQVTTQIEEALCKIRYDRFDVPEEIREQVQLVHSQFKRAKTQTESPNTQLQTDLTMVKMGKDPDPEMVKRLAEKLHLTTIDDLRKESLAIHEMVVLTGGGEFDSSFDTVSFVLKKINDFVMLGNFEIEDSDREKRSARHRSPVIPDDFRCPISLELMKDPVIVSTGQTYERSCIQKWLDAGHKTCPKTQLTLQHTSLTPNYVLKSLIALWCDSNGIELPKSQENSKARRISSECDQTSITALLEKLTNGNLNEKRAAAGELRLLAKRNADNRICIADNGAIPILVELLSSGDSRTQEHAVTALLNLSINEANKGIIVSVGAIPEIVDVLKNGSVEARENAAAALFSLSVVDEYKVAIGAAGAIPPLIDLLQHGTPRGKKDAATAIFNLCIYQGNKVRAVRAGIVGPLMRLVKDASGGMMDEALAILAIIAGHHEGKVAIGQADPVPVLVEVVRTGSPRNRENGVAILWCLCAGDVECLMIMKAVGGEDVLTELCEHGTDRAKRKAGSLLELIQRAEFGEPVAN; encoded by the exons GAAACGCTGCAAGAGATCTCTATGGGAATTTGGTGAGAAGAGTGAAGCTTTTGGGCCCATTGTTTGATGAATTGAAAGATAGTGAACaacaggttgttgatgatgatgatcttgatggGCTTAAGTGTTTGAAATTTGCTTTGGATTTGGGCCTCGATCTTTTGAAAGCTGTTAATTATGGAAGTAAAACCTTTCAG GCACTGCAGATTGATAGAACTATTAAAAAGTTTCATCAAGTGACAACACAGATTGAAGAGGCATTGTGCAAGATTCGTTATGATCGGTTTGATGTACCTGAAGAAATTCGAGAACAG GTACAACTTGTGCATTCACAATTCAAAAGAGCAAAAACACAAACAGAGTCTCCCAATACACAGCTTCAAACGGATCTAACAATGGTGAAAATGGGGAAAGACCCAGATCCAGAAATGGTTAAAAGACTTGCAGAAAAGCTGCATCTTACCACCATTGATGATCTGAGAAAGGAATCACTTGCGATTCATGAGATGGTTGTATTGACGGGCGGTGGAGAGTTTGACAGTAGCTTTGACACGGTGTCGTTTGTTCTTAAGAAGATTAATGATTTTGTGATGCTGGGAAATTTTGAAATTGAAGATTCTGATCGTGAAAAGAGGTCTGCGAGGCATCGATCGCCGGTTATTCCAGATGATTTTCGGTGCCCGATATCACTCGAATTGATGAAAGATCCTGTGATTGTGTCTACTGGGCAG ACGTATGAAAGGTCTTGCATCCAAAAATGGCTAGACGCGGGTCACAAAACCTGCCCGAAAACTCAACTGACTTTGCAACACACGTCATTGACACCCAACTACGTTTTAAAGAGTCTGATTGCTTTATGGTGTGATAGCAATGGCATCGAGCTTCCAAAATCACAAGAAAACTCAAAAGCTAGAAGAATCAGTTCAGAATGTGACCAAACTTCGATCACCGCATTGCTCGAAAAGCTCACAAATGGGAACTTGAACGAGAAACGCGCAGCTGCCGGTGAACTTAGACTACTAGCAAAAAGAAATGCCGATAACAGAATCTGCATAGCTGACAATGGTGCCATTCCCATTTTAGTTGAATTATTATCTTCTGGAGATAGCAGAACTCAAGAACACGCGGTCACTGCGCTTTTGAACTTATCGATAAACGAAGCCAATAAAGGGATTATTGTGAGTGTTGGTGCGATACCGGAGATAGTTGACGTGTTGAAAAATGGAAGCGTGGAGGCTCGAGAAAATGCAGCTGCAGCTCTTTTCAGTTTGTCGGTGGTGGACGAATATAAAGTCGCGATCGGAGCCGCTGGTGCTATACCGCCACTGATTGATTTGCTGCAACACGGGACACCGAGAGGGAAGAAAGATGCGGCTACCGCCATATTTAACCTGTGTATATATCAAGGAAACAAGGTGCGGGCTGTACGTGCAGGGATCGTGGGCCCGTTGATGAGATTGGTTAAGGATGCTAGTGGTGGAATGATGGATGAGGCTTTGGCGATTTTGGCGATAATTGCTGGCCACCATGAAGGGAAGGTGGCGATCGGTCAGGCTGACCCGGTCCCGGTTTTGGTTGAGGTGGTTCGAACTGGATCACCACGGAACCGGGAGAACGGGGTGGCGATTTTGTGGTGCTTGTGTGCGGGTGATGTGGAGTGTTTGATGATTATGAAGGCGGTTGGAGGAGAGGATGTGTTGACGGAATTGTGCGAACATGGAACCGATCGCGCCAAACGGAAGGCTGGAAGTTTACTGGAACTTATTCAACGAGCCGAGTTTGGTGAACCGGTGGCTAACTAG
- the LOC110875778 gene encoding secreted acidic protein 1A-like — MNNDFFNDEKIKFQESEIKQMEAVIESLVSEGERLRKRSSDLEEDKKLKDKKLEISKSLLRKNLTKFILVSCVEEQKEDEEKEDDEEIDDKESGKGNDNKGDDDDDNNQGGT; from the exons ATGAATAATGATTTCTTTAACGACGAGAAGATAAAGTTTCAAGAGAGTGAGATAAAGCAAATGGAAGCGGTGATAGAGAGTCTTGTTTCTGAAGGTGAAAGACTTCGGAAAAGATCTAGTGACTTAGAAGAAGATAAGAAGCTGAAAGATAAGAAGCTTGAAATAAGT AAAAGTCTCCTGAGAAAGAACCTGACAAAGTTCATCCTAGTATCATGTGTGGAAGAACAAAAAGAGGATGAAgagaaagaggatgatgaagaaatagatgacaAAGAATCTGGTAAAGGTAATGACAATAAgggtgatgacgatgatgacaACAATCAGGGTGGTACATGA
- the LOC110875779 gene encoding chromatin modification-related protein EAF7-like, with the protein MEGFKEKRSKWFVKESAKPKKETKQTKRKQAPQTMLRDEDSEDDVISATSDKDTSEKNTVEINKDTSDEADDETTESEEARAEKRATRYKKKRSEDSDDETYMPSDSEQQVKKGSPMAKKSRKVVEEPLTETTTVGSELVVTEKRTPIVEEHVIPIRTPTASQ; encoded by the exons ATGGAAGGGTTCAAAGAAAAGAGAAGTAAGTGGTTTGTGAAAGAAAGTGCTAAGCCAAAGAAAGAAACGAAacaaacaaagagaaaacaagctCCACAAACGATGCTTAGAGATGAAGATAGTGAAGATGATGTGATTTCTGCTACATCGGATAAAGATACTAGTGAGAAAAACACTGTTGAAATTAATAAAGATACGAGTGACGAGGCAGATGATGAGACAACAGAAAGTGAAGA AGCCAGAGCTGAGAAAAGAGCTACAAGATATAAGAAGAAACGTtcagaagatagtgatgatgaaacGTATATGCCTTCTGATTCTGAACAACAAGTCAAGAAGG GGTCTCCAATGGCGAAAAAATCACGAAAGGTAGTTGAAGAACCTTTGACTGAAACAACAACTGTTGGATCTGAACTAGTAGTTACAGAGAAGAGAACGCCTATTGTTGAAGAACATGTGATTCCAATCAGAACTCCTACTGCTTCACAGTAA